The proteins below are encoded in one region of Solenopsis invicta isolate M01_SB chromosome 8, UNIL_Sinv_3.0, whole genome shotgun sequence:
- the LOC120358473 gene encoding uncharacterized protein LOC120358473 encodes MEIYKHCTSYNNYLNYEELSEDIKLLWEESKKSSLCNFSKLPDEIIIKILGNLDLKSLCRVSGVNKRFNYLSRDTQLYKSLNIRNIHYTYERFNFDDIFLYFAPRCKYLTQLDLSYCDFSVANFNTFLATCGKFITDLKLNYCKFIDNSAVLQISKICKNLKGISKK; translated from the exons ATGGAGATTTATAAGCATTGCACTtcatataacaattatttgaattatgaaGAGTTATCCGAAGATATTAAACTCTTATGGGAAGAATCCAAGAAGTCGTCACTCTGCAATTTTTCTAAGCTACCt gatgaaataataattaaaatattgggGAATTTAGATTTAAAGTCATTATGCCGTGTGAGTGGTGTAAATAAacgctttaattatttatcacgaGATACTCAACTTTACAAAAGTCTGAACATACGAAATATACATTACACGTATGAGCGCTTTAATTTCGatgatatatttctttactttgCACCCAGATGTAAATATTTGACACAATTGGATTTGTCATACTGCGACTTTTCCGTTGCAAACTTTAATACATTCCTTGCTACTTGCGGCAAATTTATAAcggatttaaaattaaattactgcaAATTTATCGACAATTCTGCTGTACTTCAAATTTCCAAGATATGCAAGAATTTAAAAggtataagtaaaaaataa
- the LOC120358519 gene encoding uncharacterized protein LOC120358519 — MRDLNLAYTYERFGKYAIRWTTLCPNLEKLNLERAYLTLQDIDALANFKNLKEVNFSRVFPFWMSDRQQHSIAYYRNSFHKLFSSCQRLEKIDLSFNHKLTDHELETLSLCKNLKCLKLIAVSDVPDIIFLQCPKLEVIHVSRAETKHLTNQWNERYQHITIVYYEGLFF, encoded by the exons ATGCGCGACTTAAATTTAGCATACACGTACGAAAGGTTTGGGAAATACGCAATAAGATGGACAACTTTATGTCCAAATTTAGAAAAACTAAATTTAGAAAGAGCATATTTAACATTGCAAGATATTGATGCCCTTGCCAATTTCAAGAATTTGAAGGAAGTGAATTTTAGCCGGGT TTTCCCATTTTGGATGTCGGACCGCCAGCAGCACAGCATAGCCTACTATAGGAATAGTTTCCATAAATTGTTTTCCTCCTGTCAACGCTTGGAAAAAATCGACTTGAGCTTTAATCACAAGCTCACTGATCATGAATTAGAAACTCTATCGctgtgcaaaaatttaaaatgtttaaagttgaTAGCTGTATCCGATGTACCTGACATAATTTTCCTGCAATGTCCTAAATTGGAAGTTATCCATGTTTCGCGTGCAGAAACGAAACATTTAACTAATCAATGGAACGAAAGATATCAGCATATAACAATTGTATATTACGAGGGTTTATTTTTCTAg